From the Fusobacterium ulcerans ATCC 49185 genome, the window ATTAGACTTCCTTTGATCAATTATTTCAAAGGAATTTTTATTTCCCATAAAAAAACAGAGGATGCAATAATGTATCACACCCTCTTCTTAATTTTAACTATGCTCTTTTTTTCTTTAAAATATCAAAGAAATTATTACTCATAGCATTTCTTGCCTTTTTTATTGATTCTTTATGATAATGTTCTTTGTAATATCTTAATTCTCTCATTATCTCAATATACTTATCCAACGACATTGCAATAACTTTAGAGGAGTCATTTTCAATAATCACATCTTCATAATGAGCTCTTTCCAAATATTTTTCAGATTTTTTTTCAAATTCTCCTCTTTTAAGTATCAACACGCCCAACCACCACCCTTTTCTGTTATTATTTTTTTATGATAGTATTGATATCTATTTTCTTTTCCTGAAGACCATTCTCTATTAAGAAATCTTGAGTTTTTACTAAGTCTTCTACATCTGAAGCTTTAATTTCAGTATTAAAATCATATAATGGATAAAGTTCCATTACTTCATCTTTTGAAAGTCCTGTATCCTCAGCTGTTATTTTCAAAGTAGTTTCAAAGTCATCTTTTATAAACTTAACAGCATCTTCATTTACTTTAAGGAATCTTTCTACAAGCTGTGGATTTTCTTTAAGGAATTTTCCACTTACAGCAGTAACAACAATTCCCTCTACAAGTCCTTCTCCATTAGTTACTACATTAGCACCATTTTTTATAGCCTTTAATGCAACTGGTCCTGCTAAAAGTGCTGCATCCACATTTCCACTTTCAAGTGCTGCCATAGCTTCTGGTAATCCCATATTTATAAATTCTATATCATCAACTTTTAAATTGTCTTTTCCAAGATAAGTCAGAAGAAGCTGATGAAGTATAGTTCCTTTTGGTCCAGCCACTTTTTTCCCTGCTAAATCTTTAGGTTCTTTTATATCAGCTGATTTAGATATAAGCATAAATCCTTTTGGTGATCTGCTGTAAATATTAGTTATTTTTAAGTCTACACCATTAGAAGCTGCTATAATAGCCGATGTTCCTCCAAGTGCATGAAGAAAATCTAATTCTCCTGCTGCTAAAGCTTGTGTTTGTTCTGGCCCTGTTGTAAGTTCATGAAATTTTACTGTTATTCCATCTTTTGAAAATTCTTTTCCAAACATATCCTTATTTTTCTCTAAAATGGATGGTATATTTAAAGGAGCTTTTACATAGGTTATATTTATCTCCTTTGGTACAGTAGTTTTTTCTTTTCCGCAACCAGCAATAAGAAGTATTGTTCCTACTGCAGCTGCTGCAATGATTTTCTTCAACATCTTTTCCCTCCATTTAATTATTTATTTTTTTCAAAATTTCTTTTTTTAAATTAATAAGCTCCATATCAGCTATATCTCTTGGAAATTTTTTTGCTATA encodes:
- a CDS encoding NrtA/SsuA/CpmA family ABC transporter substrate-binding protein, producing MLKKIIAAAAVGTILLIAGCGKEKTTVPKEINITYVKAPLNIPSILEKNKDMFGKEFSKDGITVKFHELTTGPEQTQALAAGELDFLHALGGTSAIIAASNGVDLKITNIYSRSPKGFMLISKSADIKEPKDLAGKKVAGPKGTILHQLLLTYLGKDNLKVDDIEFINMGLPEAMAALESGNVDAALLAGPVALKAIKNGANVVTNGEGLVEGIVVTAVSGKFLKENPQLVERFLKVNEDAVKFIKDDFETTLKITAEDTGLSKDEVMELYPLYDFNTEIKASDVEDLVKTQDFLIENGLQEKKIDINTIIKK